From a single Theropithecus gelada isolate Dixy chromosome 8, Tgel_1.0, whole genome shotgun sequence genomic region:
- the C8H6orf48 gene encoding protein G8: MERSFVWLSCLDNDSCDLTFRLGEVESHACSPSLLWNLLTQYLLPGAGHILRTDNFPVLPCVSSCHLIGERMPEN; this comes from the coding sequence atggaaagaagctttgtatGGCTGTCATGCTTAGACAATGATTCCTGCGACTTGACCTTCAGGCTGGGAGAGGTGGAGAGCCATGCCTGTTCTCCTTCGTTGCTATGGAATTTGCTGACACAATATCTTCTGCCTGGTGCTGGGCATATCCTAAGAACTGACAACTTTCCTGTATTACCCTGTGTGAGCAGCTGTCACCTTATTGGGGAAAGAATGCCTGAAAATTAG